The Pyrenophora tritici-repentis strain M4 chromosome 2, whole genome shotgun sequence genome window below encodes:
- a CDS encoding Dimer-Tnp-hAT domain containing protein has translation MPPKKRVSDSAPSPRKRARGTASQPVAIDSQSYQSQPSALSPPPPYTHTFESRLRESQPEDAIVAPAEGSEQATLAPSSEAADDAVDEAFDAHLEDNYDGIDWGRLKLYTKPITTHQHKRSWIYRHGYRVALLKDPTRVFFICHWCFKHKLTDIGIGIYNTSAAVSSAARHLSEQKPGHRLVAPGKTPVASVYNALTTARVPISQAVANQINGFSKQRFRFAAVDWLVANNHPISEFETPAFRRLIAIANPLAEAALWKNHKSVSQYVIRLFDWLRPRVVHELSQSLSKIHISFDGWTTKGGKRGFLGIVAHYVNSDGKLRDLPIALPQLTGAHSGDRLAEVVLSILEQFSISERTLGYFVLDNAPNNDTAVAAIAHELNFNPIHRRLRCGPHTINLIGQRLLWGRDADSYNNEGVDELADEAAFIKEWRKHGPLGVLLDIVNYIHTPQQYNLFEKAQRTAYRELPHDADDKLTILQPIKPVVTRWNSYFDCFERAIKLAPAINAYANTHIQNTAKEDIYADSQGKNRPAAPQWMRSDGLTAADWAVVTDYIEVLRPLKECTKRFEGRGEYSFGAIAEVIPTFEFLLTQLEARLLYYDCVVHDAHDEAPEDHLPINLRAALLKANEYYAKLDDSPAYYAATILHPRYKHYCDQAWAEKPDWLALNNLNFQALWADYKSLPLPRPCYTRAPKKPSNIDDAIDGIIDPTRGNTKEDEYEQWKREPIVGKGTDPIQYWFGLRDQYPNLSKMALTILSIPASSCECERVFSELGDLPEPRRRCISPELLAALHSVRRWRRAGFGGGDNDDMGQSKLTDEQMDVLYELSKWVGEDDDLDTWDDG, from the coding sequence ATGCCGCCCAAAAAACGCGTCTCTGATAGCGCTCCCTCGCCTAGAAAGCGCGCGCGCGGCACTGCGAGCCAGCCCGTCGCGATCGACTCGCAGTCATATCAATCTCAGCCATCTGCTCTATCTCCGCCGCCTCCATATACACATACTTTCGAGTCGCGATTGCGCGAGTCGCAGCCCGAAGACGCTATCGTCGCGCCCGCCGAGGGCAGTGAGCAAGCTACGCTCGCTCCGTCTTCTGAAGCCGCCGACGACGCTGTAGATGAGGCTTTTGACGCCCATCTCGAAGACAATTATGATGGCATAGATTGGGGTCGCCTTAAGCTGTATACGAAGCCTATCACGACGCACCAACACAAGCGGAGTTGGATCTATCGCCACGGCTATCGCGTCGCTCTTCTCAAAGATCCAACCCGCGTATTCTTCATCTGCCACTGGTGTTTCAAGCACAAGCTCACGGATATTGGTATTGGGATATACAATACAAGCGCAGCAGTCTCGTCAGCCGCGCGCCACCTCAGCGAGCAGAAACCTGGCCATAGGCTAGTAGCACCAGGCAAGACTCCAGTTGCTAGTGTTTACAACGCGCTCACCACTGCGAGAGTCCCTATCTCACAGGCAGTAGCTAATCAGATTAACGGGTTTAGCAAGCAGCGCTTTAGGTTTGCCGCAGTAGACTGGCTCGTCGCGAACAACCACCCCATCTCTGAGTTCGAAACACCAGCTTTTCGACGCCTAATTGCTATCGCCAACCCACTTGCAGAAGcagcgctctggaagaaCCACAAGAGCGTCTCCCAATACGTCATACGACTGTTTGACTGGCTCAGGCCCCGCGTTGTCCACGAGCTGTCACAATCGCTTAGCAAgatccatataagctttgacggatggacaacgaaaggcggcaagcgcgggTTTCTcggtatcgtcgcccactacgtcAACTCAGATGGCAAGCTCCGAGACCTGCCTAtcgcgctgcctcagctCACAGGCGCTCACTCCGGCGATCGATTAGCTGAGGTTGTATTATCAATCTTAGAGCAGTTTAGCATAAGCGAGCGCACactcggttacttcgtcctcgacaatgcccctaataacgacaccgctgtcGCTGCGATTGCCCACGAGCTTAACTTCAATCCTATacaccgacgcctccgctgtGGCCCTCATACGATCAATCTGATTGGGCAGAGACTGCTCTGGGGCAGAGATGCAGACTcatacaacaacgagggAGTTGACGAGCTCGCCGACGAGGCAGCGTTTATAAAGGAGTGGCGAAAGCACGGGCCTTTAGGCGTACTTCTCGATATTGTCAACTATATCCACACACCGCAGCAGTACAATCTTTTTGAGAAGGCGCAGCGTACAGCTTACCGTGAGCTACCTCACGACGCAGACGACAAGCTCACGATACTACAGCCAATCAAGCCAGTAGTcacacgctggaactcatacttCGACTGTTTTGAGCGAGCTATAAAGCTCGCGCCGGCCATCAACGCGTACGCGAACACCCACATACAAAATACAGCAAAAGAGGATATCTACGCCGACTCACAGGGCAAAAatcggcctgctgctccacAGTGGATGAGATCAGACGGCCTCACAGCTGCCGATTGGGCTGTTGTTACCGACTATATAGAGGTTCTTAGGCCACTTAAAGAGTGTACAAAGCGCTTTGAGGGACGTGGCGAGTATAGCTTTGGCGCGATCGCTGAGGTGATCCCAACGTTTGAGTTTCTACTCACTCAATTAGAAGCTCGCCTCCTCTACTACGATTGCGTAGTCCATGACGCTCACGACGAGGCAcccgaagatcaccttcctATTAATCTACGCGCAGCGCTACTTAAGGCGAACGAGTACTACGCTAaactcgacgactcgccagcttactacgctgctacaatactccatcctcgctacaaacACTACTGCGATCAAGCGTGGGCTGAGAAGCCTGACTGGCTGGCGCTTAATAATCTTAATTTCCAGGCACTGTGGGCGGATTACAAGTCGCTGCCGTTACCGAGGCCTTGCTACACACGCGCACCGAAGAAACCGAGCAATATTGACGACGCGATTGACGGCATTATTGATCCCACACGCGGCAATACTaaggaggatgagtatgagcAGTGGAAGCGCGAGCCAATCGTTGGCAAGGGCACCGATCCTATACAATACTGGTTCGGGCTGCGCGATCAATATCCCAACCTTAGTAAGATGGCGCTTACTATACTCTCTATACCCGCttcaagctgtgagtgtgagcgcgTCTTCAGTGAGCTCGGAGATCTACCAGAGCCTCGCCGACGCTGTATATCACCTGAGCTACTAGCAGCACTACACTCAGTACGACGATGGAGACGGGCAGGTTTTGGTGGCGGCGACAACGACGATATGGGCCAATCAAAGCTTACCGACGAGCAGATGGACGTTTTGTACGAGCTTAGCAAGTGGGTgggcgaagacgacgatCTAGATACATGGGACGACGGCTga